A region from the Bacteroidota bacterium genome encodes:
- a CDS encoding DUF6364 family protein codes for MQTKLTLRLDEELIREAKALARRRGTSVSKLVAGYFRALTQHPGEAPEEEPLPPLTRSLIGALAGAEVSEEDHHAYLEEKHQ; via the coding sequence ATGCAAACCAAGCTCACGCTCCGGCTCGACGAAGAGCTCATCCGCGAGGCGAAGGCACTTGCACGGCGTCGGGGCACGTCGGTCTCGAAGCTCGTCGCGGGGTACTTCCGGGCGCTCACGCAGCATCCGGGCGAAGCTCCTGAAGAGGAGCCGCTGCCGCCGCTCACTCGCTCTCTCATCGGCGCGCTAGCCGGTGCGGAGGTCAGCGAGGAGGACCATCACGCCTACCTCGAAGAGAAGCACCAGTGA
- a CDS encoding PIN domain-containing protein codes for MLLDTNVVLDVLLKRQPHAADAAWLFGQVERGHLDGLLGATTLTTIHYVARKTLGDAETRGHVGTLLRLFEVAPVTRAVLEDALALPFGDFEDAVLHEAARHAGAEGVVTRNVADFTRASLSVYTPSELRAALQQDAG; via the coding sequence GTGCTCCTCGACACCAATGTGGTGCTCGACGTGCTACTGAAGCGTCAGCCCCATGCGGCCGATGCCGCCTGGCTCTTCGGGCAGGTGGAACGGGGGCATCTAGACGGGCTGCTCGGAGCGACGACGCTCACGACGATCCACTACGTCGCCCGTAAGACGCTGGGCGATGCAGAGACGCGTGGACACGTTGGGACGCTGCTCCGACTCTTCGAAGTGGCCCCGGTGACGCGGGCCGTGCTCGAAGATGCTCTCGCCCTGCCGTTCGGCGACTTCGAGGATGCCGTGCTGCACGAGGCTGCGCGCCACGCCGGGGCAGAAGGAGTCGTCACCCGCAATGTCGCAGATTTCACGAGGGCGTCGCTCTCCGTCTACACACCGAGCGAGTTGCGAGCCGCGCTGCAACAGGACGCCGGCTAA
- a CDS encoding amylo-alpha-1,6-glucosidase — MTRSVPFALLFVALALLAGCGEDAAVPSGVADREPAALARLAVEADSTADRSFVFTDRTGTYFFDALAGVPTDPAMGLTVGGFRMLSGWRWHFVEDSVGVGPGHVTGGVVRPDFAARTYRQADSSGFFAGLLRAVRGPALSELTETVALVDGALLVEVADSVGTLELRPLVTDRRGAAEYSVQAQGDALLIARGNYLEPRAGSPRPVWLAVAATDGTVRTRTAEVTDALGIRERGLAAGAVRFATPGTVAFATGNTPEDAAAAVRQVLRQREGLRDRQVERLASALGGPAIRTEDEAFNRAFDWARLSLDALVVEDSTGLRLVSGLPGADNPRGRSTLAALEGAFLATGQWERARALLTTFGRAQRRDRRIDRFGRVPNEFAGGQPQFTTVDATPVFIGAVGDYLRTTGDRSLITDNTAEFWTRTVFATRGLFGDTASPDGFISNRAGETWVQPFDGRGRVPRTNRSVEAQGRFYEALRAMQPIARVMGQISGRPTSAQAYGDSAAVLQRRFEQAFVDGDRVADFVSATGQPSDQLRPSALLALRAFDLDPETERRALARLTAGLVYPYGVSTLPQSDSLFYPYLNASDFYEPAAARYDGTVWTWLTGPLVSLLVEQGATAEAYAQTEALQRLILDRGVVGAAAENLDAHPREGESEPDLGGAPVQPWTLAEFIRNAYQDYAGIRYRSGSTVALEPHLPESWGETTATFRLDDGEVRATMEQSGSELSVRLVPSGRLPRGATVRVRAFGQMKAVPLARVQGDTLVVPLDSVAVTLSADAVTVDGEAVQADSSYAVPEAAEFAFAEPNLRAEYPVMRQVKRSRVLGPPQVSRTNPLSIPILTRTDPDGDDWGTTATYTYPTTIPERTLDVSYLEITQDDSTQYVRIEFADVADPAALGFQPALVALAFDTAEGGKTDVGRNSGYRFPASSGFEFIVFVGDGLRIEDARGRVLGEFGDMGGALVSAEEGAVTFSLPKFVLPELERGAGVTLLVGANDESGDVGAFRSVRQRADDGVGGGKVNEGDPNIFDVLSARVEG, encoded by the coding sequence GTGACTCGCTCTGTCCCCTTCGCCCTGCTGTTCGTAGCCCTTGCACTCTTGGCCGGATGCGGCGAGGACGCGGCCGTGCCGAGCGGCGTAGCCGACCGCGAACCGGCAGCCCTCGCTCGCCTCGCTGTCGAGGCTGACTCCACTGCAGACCGGTCGTTCGTCTTCACCGACCGGACCGGGACCTACTTCTTCGACGCCCTCGCAGGCGTACCGACGGACCCGGCGATGGGCCTCACGGTCGGCGGGTTTCGGATGCTCAGCGGCTGGCGGTGGCACTTCGTCGAGGACTCGGTCGGGGTCGGCCCGGGCCACGTCACGGGCGGGGTCGTGCGGCCGGACTTCGCGGCGCGGACCTACCGGCAGGCGGACTCGTCGGGCTTCTTCGCCGGGCTGCTTCGGGCGGTGCGCGGGCCGGCGCTCAGCGAACTGACCGAGACCGTCGCGCTCGTGGACGGCGCGCTCCTGGTCGAGGTCGCCGACAGCGTCGGGACGCTGGAGCTCCGGCCGCTCGTGACGGACCGGCGCGGAGCAGCGGAGTACAGCGTGCAGGCTCAGGGCGACGCCCTCCTCATCGCCCGCGGCAACTACCTCGAACCGCGCGCGGGCAGCCCGCGCCCCGTCTGGCTCGCCGTGGCCGCGACCGACGGGACCGTGCGGACGAGGACGGCGGAGGTCACCGACGCCCTCGGCATCCGTGAGCGGGGCCTCGCCGCCGGGGCGGTCCGCTTCGCCACACCCGGCACCGTCGCGTTTGCGACGGGCAACACACCGGAGGACGCGGCGGCGGCGGTGCGGCAAGTGCTGCGGCAGCGCGAGGGGCTGCGGGACCGGCAGGTCGAGCGGCTGGCCTCGGCGCTCGGCGGCCCTGCGATTCGGACCGAGGACGAGGCCTTCAACCGGGCCTTCGACTGGGCGCGGCTCTCGCTCGACGCGCTCGTCGTCGAGGACTCGACCGGCCTCCGGCTCGTCTCCGGCCTGCCGGGGGCCGACAACCCGCGCGGACGCTCAACGTTGGCTGCGCTGGAGGGAGCGTTTCTTGCGACAGGCCAGTGGGAGCGGGCGCGGGCGCTCCTGACCACCTTCGGCCGGGCGCAGCGCCGCGACCGGCGGATCGACCGCTTCGGGCGCGTCCCGAACGAGTTCGCGGGCGGCCAGCCGCAGTTCACGACGGTCGACGCCACGCCGGTCTTCATCGGTGCCGTCGGCGACTACCTCCGCACGACGGGCGACCGCTCGCTCATCACCGACAACACGGCCGAGTTCTGGACGCGGACGGTCTTCGCCACGCGCGGTCTGTTCGGCGACACGGCCTCGCCGGACGGGTTTATCAGCAACCGGGCGGGCGAAACCTGGGTGCAGCCGTTCGACGGGCGGGGCCGGGTGCCGCGCACGAACCGGTCGGTCGAGGCGCAGGGACGGTTCTACGAAGCGCTCCGGGCGATGCAGCCGATCGCGCGCGTCATGGGCCAGATCAGCGGACGTCCGACCTCGGCGCAGGCCTACGGCGACAGCGCGGCGGTCCTCCAGCGCCGCTTCGAGCAGGCGTTCGTCGACGGAGACCGCGTCGCCGACTTCGTCTCTGCCACCGGGCAGCCGAGCGACCAGCTTCGCCCGAGCGCGCTCCTCGCCCTCCGCGCCTTCGACCTCGACCCCGAGACCGAGCGCCGCGCCCTCGCGCGTCTGACGGCCGGCCTCGTCTACCCCTACGGCGTCTCGACGCTGCCGCAGTCGGACTCGCTCTTCTACCCCTACCTCAACGCCTCCGACTTCTACGAGCCGGCGGCGGCGCGCTACGACGGCACGGTGTGGACGTGGCTCACCGGCCCGCTCGTCTCGCTCCTCGTCGAGCAAGGGGCGACGGCTGAAGCCTACGCCCAGACCGAGGCGCTCCAGCGGCTCATCCTCGACCGCGGCGTGGTCGGCGCGGCGGCGGAGAACCTCGACGCCCACCCGCGCGAGGGCGAGAGCGAGCCCGACCTCGGCGGCGCGCCCGTGCAGCCGTGGACCCTCGCCGAGTTCATCCGCAACGCCTACCAGGACTACGCGGGCATCCGCTACCGGAGCGGCAGCACGGTCGCCCTCGAACCGCACCTGCCGGAGTCGTGGGGCGAGACGACGGCGACGTTCCGGCTCGACGACGGCGAGGTACGGGCCACGATGGAGCAGAGCGGCAGCGAGCTGTCGGTCCGCCTCGTGCCCTCGGGGCGGCTGCCGCGCGGGGCGACGGTGCGGGTGCGAGCGTTCGGGCAGATGAAGGCCGTGCCGCTTGCGCGCGTGCAGGGCGACACGCTCGTCGTCCCCCTCGACTCGGTCGCCGTCACGCTCTCGGCGGACGCCGTCACCGTCGACGGCGAAGCCGTGCAGGCCGACAGCAGCTACGCCGTGCCCGAGGCCGCGGAATTCGCCTTCGCCGAGCCCAACCTCCGCGCCGAGTACCCGGTGATGCGCCAGGTCAAGCGCTCGCGCGTGCTCGGCCCGCCCCAGGTCAGCCGCACCAACCCGCTCTCGATCCCGATCCTCACCCGCACCGACCCCGACGGCGACGACTGGGGGACGACGGCGACTTACACCTACCCGACCACGATCCCCGAGCGCACGCTCGACGTGAGCTACCTCGAAATCACCCAGGACGACTCGACGCAGTACGTCCGCATCGAGTTCGCCGACGTGGCCGACCCCGCCGCGCTCGGGTTCCAGCCCGCGCTCGTCGCTCTCGCCTTCGACACGGCCGAGGGCGGGAAGACCGACGTGGGGCGCAACTCGGGCTACCGGTTCCCGGCCTCGAGCGGGTTCGAGTTCATCGTCTTCGTCGGCGACGGGCTGCGGATCGAGGACGCGCGCGGCCGCGTGCTCGGCGAGTTCGGCGACATGGGCGGCGCGCTCGTCTCGGCCGAGGAGGGGGCCGTCACGTTCTCGCTCCCGAAGTTCGTCCTGCCCGAGCTCGAGCGCGGCGCGGGCGTCACGCTCCTCGTCGGGGCCAACGACGAGAGCGGCGACGTCGGCGCCTTCCGCTCCGTCCGCCAGAGGGCCGACGACGGCGTCGGCGGCGGGAAGGTCAACGAGGGCGACCCCAACATCTTCGACGTGCTGAGCGCCCGCGTGGAGGGCTGA
- a CDS encoding UvrD-helicase domain-containing protein, with product MRSFTLSSTPATPDPMASDPMMPTPAPADPAAAEAAAADILDGLNPVQREAASTTEGPVMIVAGPGSGKTRTLTHRIAYLLAAKKAWPSQILSLTFTNKAAKEMRERVVRLVGEADARGIWMGTFHSVFARLLRREAERLGYTRDFSIYDTADSENIIKNVLGRYNVDPKRYTPRSIRNRISGAKNGLVSPQEYARLAADPFEEVAAKVYGPYNDALRRANALDFDDLLIKPIELFHHHPDVLEQYQGRWKYLHIDEYQDTNHAQYSLARMLAAKHKNLCVVGDDAQSIYAFRGADIQNILSFQKDYPAATTIRLEQNYRSTGRILRLADAVIKHNADQLDKDLWTDNAEGEHVVLMEALSERDEAQKVERRLRDLHVRHGVGYREAAVLYRTNAQSRSLEEALRRGGIPYRIVGGLSFYSRREIKDALAYLRLVVNPNDAASIRRVINNPTRGIGAKTMQTVERFAAAEGLTLWQALERAGDTGVGPRAAKAIEGFTFMIGRHAAKAGTAPADEIARDLLAESGLLAALREENTVESLARWENVQELISAIAEFGNAAGPEHTPTLSEFLQQVSLVTDADADEGDPNRVTLMTLHASKGLEFKVVFVTGIEDGLFPLAVAAQDPKELEEERRLFYVGVTRAEELLFLSYARSRYRFGEQQPGIRSRFLDEVEVDDVIRTEAGRSFSGKKGRFSVKGGSTGSFGEMDPHYYRQSLRPDQPKRSRPKRAPEPEGERIVYDEGEAEIVPGVLVEHPTFGEGKVLAVEGRGERAAATVFFQSAGQKKLKLKFARLQVVG from the coding sequence ATGCGCTCCTTTACCCTCTCCAGCACGCCCGCCACGCCCGACCCGATGGCGTCGGATCCGATGATGCCGACCCCGGCCCCTGCCGACCCCGCGGCTGCCGAAGCTGCGGCGGCCGACATCCTCGACGGCCTCAACCCGGTCCAGCGCGAGGCCGCGTCCACGACCGAGGGGCCGGTGATGATCGTGGCCGGGCCGGGGAGCGGGAAGACGCGGACGCTGACCCACCGGATCGCCTACCTGCTCGCGGCCAAGAAGGCGTGGCCGAGCCAGATCCTCTCGCTGACGTTCACCAATAAGGCAGCGAAGGAGATGCGCGAGCGGGTCGTCCGCCTCGTCGGCGAGGCCGACGCGCGCGGCATCTGGATGGGGACCTTCCACTCGGTCTTCGCCCGCCTCCTCCGCCGCGAGGCCGAGCGCCTCGGCTACACGCGCGACTTCTCGATCTACGACACGGCGGACTCCGAGAACATCATCAAGAACGTCCTGGGCCGCTACAACGTCGACCCGAAGCGCTACACGCCGCGCTCGATCCGCAACCGCATCAGCGGGGCCAAGAACGGCCTCGTCAGCCCGCAGGAGTACGCCCGCCTCGCCGCCGACCCGTTCGAGGAGGTCGCGGCGAAGGTCTACGGACCCTACAACGACGCCCTCCGCCGCGCCAACGCCCTCGACTTCGACGACCTCCTGATCAAGCCTATCGAGCTGTTCCACCACCACCCCGACGTGCTGGAGCAGTACCAGGGCCGCTGGAAATACCTCCACATCGACGAGTACCAGGACACCAACCACGCCCAGTACAGCCTCGCCAGGATGCTGGCCGCGAAGCACAAGAACCTCTGCGTGGTCGGCGACGACGCCCAGAGCATCTACGCCTTCCGCGGGGCCGACATCCAGAACATCCTCTCGTTCCAGAAAGACTACCCTGCCGCGACCACGATCCGGCTGGAGCAGAACTACCGCTCGACGGGCCGCATCCTCCGCCTCGCCGACGCCGTCATCAAGCACAACGCCGACCAGCTCGACAAGGACCTCTGGACGGACAACGCCGAGGGCGAGCACGTCGTCCTGATGGAGGCGCTCTCGGAGCGCGACGAGGCGCAGAAGGTCGAGCGCCGGCTCCGCGACCTCCACGTCCGCCACGGGGTCGGCTACCGCGAGGCGGCGGTGCTCTACCGGACGAACGCCCAGAGCCGCTCGCTGGAGGAGGCCCTCCGGCGCGGCGGCATCCCGTACCGCATCGTCGGCGGGCTGTCGTTCTATTCCCGGCGCGAGATCAAAGACGCCCTCGCCTACCTCCGCCTCGTCGTCAACCCCAACGACGCCGCCTCGATCCGCCGCGTGATCAACAACCCGACGCGCGGGATCGGGGCCAAGACGATGCAGACCGTCGAGCGGTTTGCCGCCGCCGAAGGCCTCACGCTCTGGCAGGCGCTCGAGCGGGCAGGCGACACCGGCGTCGGGCCGCGCGCGGCCAAAGCCATCGAAGGCTTCACGTTCATGATCGGCCGCCACGCGGCGAAGGCCGGAACGGCCCCGGCCGACGAGATCGCGCGCGACCTCCTCGCCGAGAGCGGCCTTCTCGCCGCGCTCCGCGAGGAGAACACCGTCGAGAGCCTCGCCCGGTGGGAGAACGTCCAGGAACTCATCTCCGCGATCGCCGAGTTCGGCAACGCCGCCGGGCCGGAGCACACGCCGACCCTCTCCGAGTTCCTGCAGCAGGTGTCGCTCGTCACCGACGCCGACGCCGACGAGGGCGACCCCAACCGGGTGACGCTGATGACGCTCCACGCCTCGAAGGGGCTGGAGTTCAAGGTCGTCTTCGTAACCGGGATAGAGGATGGGCTCTTCCCGCTCGCCGTCGCCGCCCAGGACCCCAAGGAGCTAGAGGAAGAGCGGCGACTGTTCTACGTCGGCGTGACGCGGGCCGAGGAGCTGCTCTTTCTGTCGTACGCCCGGAGCCGCTACCGCTTCGGCGAGCAGCAGCCCGGCATCCGCAGCCGCTTCCTCGACGAGGTCGAGGTCGACGACGTGATCCGCACCGAGGCCGGGCGCTCGTTCTCCGGCAAGAAGGGCCGGTTCTCGGTCAAGGGCGGCTCGACCGGCTCGTTCGGCGAGATGGACCCGCACTACTACCGCCAGAGCCTCCGCCCGGACCAGCCGAAGCGCTCGCGCCCGAAGCGCGCGCCCGAGCCCGAGGGGGAGCGGATCGTCTACGACGAGGGCGAGGCCGAGATCGTCCCCGGCGTCCTCGTGGAGCACCCGACCTTCGGCGAGGGCAAGGTGCTCGCCGTCGAAGGCCGAGGCGAGCGGGCGGCAGCGACGGTGTTCTTCCAGTCGGCGGGGCAGAAGAAGCTCAAGCTCAAGTTCGCCCGGCTGCAGGTGGTGGGGTAG